TCATCTGTTCAAGCATTGAAGAACAAAGGTATTAGTGGAGACGACATTTATATTGTGGCTCATGACGATGATCGAACAAAAAGAGTCGCTGATAATGCAGATGCGAATACGATTGGTATGAGTGAACAAAGCTTTGGAGAAGCGACAAAAAATCTGTTCCGCCAAAAAGGTGATGAGCTACGTACGAAATTTAATGAAGTTGGCTTCACTGACACTATGGCGGAAGATTTAGAGGAAAGTCTAGATGAAGGAAAAATTGTCGTGGTCGTTAAAGATGCGCCAGAAGATGTCTTTATTTAAACACAACAGAATTAGCAAAATATCATGAAACGAAGCAGTAAGTATCACTGCTTCGTTTCATGATGTATGGTAACTAACTGTTCGAATGGGGAGCTTCCAACCGAAATAGGAGGCGAAAAGTCGCATAATAACGACTGTCACAACAATTAATAAAAGCTGCCATGGCGCCGTTAGCCAGCCTGTTCCTACAATGACTCCTGGAATTAATGTCCACGCAATATAAATATCTTTCTGAAGAAATAGCGGCTTCCTTCCTGCTAAAACGTCCCTAATCATCCCGCCACCTGTTCCAGTTAATGCAGCCGCAGCGATGCTAGCACTTAACGGCAAGCCCATGGAATAGGCATACATCGCTCCTTGTACCGAAAATGCCCCAAGTCCAATGGCATCAAAAAAGACACCTCTACGAAGAAGTGTCCATCGCACTACTTTCGGAAATACGA
The DNA window shown above is from Salipaludibacillus agaradhaerens and carries:
- a CDS encoding general stress protein; protein product: MTPIYKEFHNDEEVVSSVQALKNKGISGDDIYIVAHDDDRTKRVADNADANTIGMSEQSFGEATKNLFRQKGDELRTKFNEVGFTDTMAEDLEESLDEGKIVVVVKDAPEDVFI
- a CDS encoding trimeric intracellular cation channel family protein gives rise to the protein MWDVLNVIGTIAFALSGVLVAMEEKYDLMGIYILGFITAFGGGAVRNLLIGVPVSELWEQGTLFTVAFAVMTLAFVFPKVVRWTLLRRGVFFDAIGLGAFSVQGAMYAYSMGLPLSASIAAAALTGTGGGMIRDVLAGRKPLFLQKDIYIAWTLIPGVIVGTGWLTAPWQLLLIVVTVVIMRLFASYFGWKLPIRTVSYHTS